The following coding sequences lie in one Cucurbita pepo subsp. pepo cultivar mu-cu-16 chromosome LG13, ASM280686v2, whole genome shotgun sequence genomic window:
- the LOC111808397 gene encoding protein PSY2-like: MSPSLKFFLLLLLLLSISVPFSSGMVESVRDVKVADKAIYMVGGVGMNGRKLMRLDIEDYDDTKANNRHDPKKPGNGKP, from the exons atgTCTCCAAGCCTTAAattctttctcctcctccttctcctcctctccaTCTCCGTTCCTTTCTCTTCGG GCATGGTTGAATCGGTTCGAGACGTCAAGGTTGCAGATAAGGCGATTTACATG GTTGGTGGGGTCGGAATGAATGGAAGGAAGCTTATGAGACTCGACATAGAGGACTACGATGATACGAAAGCGAATAATAGGCACGATCCGAAGAAGCCCGGAAATGGAAAGCCTTAA
- the LOC111808398 gene encoding importin subunit beta-1-like, whose product MALEVTQVLLNAQSIDANVRKQAEDSLRQFQEQNLPSFLLSLSGELGNEEKPVDSRKLAGLILKNALDAKEQHRKFELIQRWLSLDSNVKSQIKTCLLNTLSSAVADARSTASQVVAKIAGIELPQKQWPELIGSLLLNVHQQSSHVKQATLETLGYLCEEVSPDVLDQDQVNRILTAVVQGMNASEGNNDVRLAATRSLYNALGFAQANFSNDMERDYIMRVVCEATLSPEVRIRQAAFECLVSIASTYYDKLARYIQDIFGITAKAVKEDEEPVALQAVEFWSSICDEEIDILEEYGDDFTGDSDVPCFYFIKQALPALVPLLLETLLKQEEDQDQDEGAWNIAMAGGTCLGLVARTVGDDIVPLVMPFIEENITKSDWRQREAATYAFGSILEGPAPEKLMPIVNVALSFMLTALTQDPNNHVKDTTAWTLGRIFEFLHGSNIDTPIINQANCQQIITVLLQSMKDVPNVAEKACGALYFLAQGYEDVGPSSPLTPFFQEIVQSLLTVTHREDAGESRLRTAAYETLNEVVRCSTDETAPMVLQLVPVIMMELHNTLEGQKLSSDERERQGELQGLLCGCLQVLIQKLGSSEPNKYAFMQYADQIMGLFLRVFACRNATVHEEAMLAIGALAYSTGPDFGKYMTEFYKYIEMGLQNFEEYQVCAVTVGVVGDICRALEDNVLPYCDGIMTQLLKNLSSDQLHRSVKPPIFSCFGDIALAIGENFEKYLMYAMPMLQRAAELSAHTAGIDDEMTEYTNSLRNGILEAYSGIFQGFKSSPKTQLLVPYAPHILQFLDSIYIRKDMDEVVMKTAIGVLGDLADTLGSHAGSLIQQSVSSKEFLSECLSSDDHLIKESAEWAKLAISRAISI is encoded by the exons ATGGCATTGGAGGTTACGCAGGTTCTTCTGAATGCACAGTCAATAGATGCAAATGTGAGGAAGCAGGCAGAGGATAGTTTAAGGCAATTTCAGGAGCAAAACCTTCCCAGTTTCTTGCTGTCTCTCTCTGGTGAATTAGGAAATGAGGAAAAGCCAGTTGATAGTCGTAAATTAGCCGGACTGATACTTAAGAATGCACTGGATGCTAAGGAACAACATAGAAAATTTGAGCTCATTCAGAGATGGCTATCACTGGATAGCAATGTGAAGTCCCAGATTAAGACTTGCTTGTTGAATACACTGTCTTCAGCAGTGGCTGATGCTAGGTCCACAGCATCGCAAGTCGTTGCAAAGATTGCTGGCATTGAGTTGCCTCAGAAGCAATGGCCTGAATTGATAGGTTCTCTATTGTTAAATGTTCATCAACAATCATCCCATGTCAAACAAGCCACCTTGGAGACCCTTGGTTATTTATGTGAGGAAGTTTCTCCAGACGTGTTAGATCAAGATCAAGTGAACAGGATATTGACAGCTGTTGTCCAGGGAATGAATGCATCTGAAGGAAACAATGACGTACGACTTGCTGCTACGCGATCCTTGTACAATGCTCTTGGGTTTGCTCAAGCAAACTTTAGTAATGATATGGAGCGTGATTATATCATGAGAGTTGTTTGTGAGGCGACATTATCTCCTGAAGTGCGGATACGTCAGGCAGCTTTTGAATGTTTGGTTTCAATTGCGTCGACATACTATGACAAGTTAGCTCGCTATATCCAGGATATTTTTGGCATTACAGCAAAGGCTGTTAAGGAGGATGAAGAGCCTGTTGCTCTTCAGGCCGTTGAATTCTGGAGTTCTATTTGTGATGAGGAGATAGATATCTTGGAAGAGTATGGGGATGACTTTACTGGGGATTCTGATGTACCGTGCTTTTATTTCATCAAGCAGGCACTACCTGCGCTTGTGCCCCTGTTACTTGAGACACTTCTAAAGCAGGAAGAGGATCAGGATCAGGATGAAGGGGCTTGGAACATTGCCATGGCTGGGGGTACATGTCTGGGGCTTGTTGCACGCACGGTTGGAGATGATATTGTTCCACTTGTTATGCCATTCATTGAAGAGAACATTACAAAATCAGATTGGAGGCAGAGGGAGGCAGCCACTTATGCTTTTGGTTCAATTTTGGAGGGGCCTGCTCCAGAAAAATTAATGCCAATTGTTAATGTGGCTTTATCGTTCATGCTGACTGCATTGACTCAGGATCCCAATAACCATGTGAAAGACACAACCGCATGGACCCTTGGACggatatttgaatttcttcatGGCTCCAATATAGATACACCCATTATTAATCAGGCGAACTGTCAGCAGATCATTACAGTTTTGCTTCAGAGCATGAAGGATGTTCCAAATGTCGCAGAGAAGGCCTGTGGTGctctctattttcttgctCAAGGTTATGAAGATGTTGGCCCATCATCTCCTTTAACACcattttttcaagaaattgtTCAGTCCCTTTTGACTGTTACTCACAGAGAAGATGCTGGGGAATCGCGTTTGAGGACTGCTGCATATGAAACATTGAATGAAGTTGTGAGGTGTTCAACTGATGAAACAGCACCAATGGTGTTGCAACTGGTTCCTGTCATTATGATGGAATTGCACAATACTCTTGAGGGGCAAAAACTTTCATCTGATGAAAGGGAGAGACAAGGGGAACTACAAGGCCTGCTCTGTGGGTGCTTACAAGTTCTTATTCAGAAGCTAGGATCATCAGAGCCAAATAAGTATGCCTTTATGCAGTATGCAGACCAAATAATGGGACTTTTCCTGAGGGTATTTGCTTGCAGAAATGCCACTGTACATGAGGAAGCAATGCTGGCGATCGGAGCTCTTGCCTATTCAACGGGCCCAGATTTTGGTAAATACATGACTGAGTTctataaatatatagaaatgGGGCTTCAGAATTTTGAGGAATACCAAGTTTGTGCCGTCACTGTTGGTGTGGTAGGGGACATATGCAGGGCATTAGAGGATAACGTTTTGCCCTACTGTGATGGAATTATGACTCAGCTGCTCAAGAATTTGTCCAGTGATCAGTTACATCGTTCTGTTAAGCCCCCTATTTTCTCATGCTTTGGTGATATAGCATTGGCTATAGGGGAGAATTTTGAGAAGTACTTGATGTATGCGATGCCCATGCTTCAAAGGGCAGCAGAGTTATCTGCACATACTGCAGGtattgatgatgaaatgactGAGTATACGAATTCTTTGAGAAATGGGATTTTGGAGGCATATTCAGGGATCTTCCAAGGTTTCAAGAGCTCTCCAAAAACTCAGCTTTTGGTCCCTTATGCCCCTCATATACTTCAATTCTTGGATAGTATTTACATCAGAAAAGACAT GGATGAAGTTGTTATGAAGACTGCCATTGGAGTCCTTGGAGACCTGGCCGACACACTGGGTAGCCATGCTGGTTCCTTGATTCAGCAATCTGTCTCAAGCAAAGAATTTTTGAGTGAATGCTTGTCCTCCGATGACCATTTGATTAAAGAATCTGCTGAATGGGCTAAGTTGGCCATCAGCCGTGCCATTTCAATTTAG